The nucleotide sequence CTGGTGGATATACCCTCCTATCTGGTGCCGGTTGTAATGCTTCGTTTCGCCGGTCGTCGGCTCACCACCATGCTCCTGTTCATCTGGACAGGTGTATCCCTGCTGCTCGTCCTCTCCGTACCCGCAGGAAGCACCACCTGGATCGTGGCCTTTGCCATGCTGGGTCGTTTTGGCATTAGCGCCACCTACTCCGTGGTTACTCTATACACAGCCGAGCTGTATCCCACCGAGATTCGCAACTCTGCTCTGGGAACCTGCTCGACCTTCGCCCATGTGGGCTCCATTTCGGCCCCCTATGTGGTCGATTGCCTGGGAGCCCTCGGCTGGTACATTCCAACAACGATCTGCGGCTGCTGCGTTCTAGTAGCTGGCCTCCTAACCCTCACACTTCCGGAAACGGGAACGGGGAAGCTCTCCGACAAGGTGGATAACACCCAGGTCTCCGCTCCGGCAGAGCAGCCCGAGAAACAGTGATTGAAGGAGACGGCCTCGCATCTAGGTTAAGTCCCATTTTCACGACTTGATTTATCAGTTCAGAATTCAgataaaactatttttaattgttaaaCTAATACTAAAAATGGGTTTTAAAAATCATATACATCTCAGGCTGTTTGTTGCTATTTCAAATTCCTATTTATGAAACTACCTTATAACAAATTTGTAGTATCTGATTATAGCCCAAgcaatttaaaatgaaaatgaaatttttcTCTACAGTTAAGCTCAGTTTTTTATGACTacttataaaaaacaaaaacaaaagacaGACTGATAAATCGCATCGTGAAAACGGttatttttttagttagtCTTATGTAATATTATATATACCTACAGTACTTTAGCCTAAGTTCGTTGATAGTCCGTGCTATTCCTGCATTATTTAAGTATGTATATTCATAACTGTTTTTCTGTTTGATATCGCATAATAAATATACTATTTATACGTGATCAGCAGAGATCTAGGACTGCATCAGCAGTTGGACCCAATCGTAATAGGGTCTGGTCACTGTGTAGATGCTGGGCATTCCCGGGATGCCGCAGGTGAGTCCGTGGGACACCAGGCCATAGATATAGTCCTTACCTCCATAAGGACAGATCAGGGGACCACTAGCAGTTCGAAATATTTAATTAGCAATCATGATGTAGAACGTCTGTACTCGTTTTTACCCCGAATCTCCCTGACACGAGTCCTGATTGTTGCCCAGGGCACACACCGTATTCGCTCCATTCTGTGGCGCCCAGATATGTCCTATGATATCCCGACACTTTTGATTATCAATCACCTGAACTTCAGCCTCGAAAAGTTTCTTTTGGCATGGTCCCGCATGCTTTGTGGCTCCATACCCAATAATGCGACAGGATTCTTGGAGGTTATAGAATTAGATATTATGATAAATTTGTATGCGTTTGAATTATACCATTTTGGTCTGGTTTCATTCCTTGGGGAGGCAGTTGGGCGAATTGTAGGCCATTGCTCGAAAGACTCCAGTAGCGACGTCTCATGTAAAGTAAAGCTATATCATTCCGAAAGTTTGATCtgcagtaaaaaatatcatTCGATTTAGAAAAACATTAAATAATTATTCAGGAAGCACTTAAACTTCTTAAACAAATCTTCAAGAagttttttctctttttaatACAGAGCAAATAACTTGCTGAGTCAATTTCCCTTTATAGTAATCTCCAAATCTCTTTAGGAGGGGAGTATTAAACTTGACTCAACTGATTACTCACGGTTGGAAGTAAATATACTCGGCGCTTTGCAGACCATATGGTTCCAGCTGCTCAATGTTTTCAATATTCTCATAGCCAATGAAGGCAGCAATATTGTGAATGTTCCTAAAAAATAGACAGAACCTCAAAATGAGATATTTCTTAGAGGCTCAATACCAACTTCCTCCAAACGCAGTGAGCTGCGGACAGAATCCAACGATCGCTTATCAGGCTGCCACCGCAAAAGTGTTGATAGGAAACTCCATTCGTGGTATTTCCCTTGATAACATCTTGCAATGATACCATGAAGGGATATTTACTTGTGCTGCCTTTAAATGGAATTAAAGAGCATTCAGTTAGTAGTCCAAGTTTGGAAATTTTATGATGTACTGCCCACGGTTGACACGATCCGACCTCCAACAATGGGAACAGCCCGACAGGATTTAGGTCCAGAATTTAGCAAGACACTGAGGAGCAGCCAGTAAAACCTTTTCCAGGGGCTGAGATCTAAAGCAGCCTTCATGGTTGGGCTTTGAAAAGACACTGACATATGACCGTCAGCAGGTTGCTAATAGAGAAACAGTTACTATGCAAATAAAAGTACAAAAAAGCATTCTCATTCATCGAAACAAAAAGCCAAGCTGTGCAAATATTTCCAATTCCAATGCGTTGGTAAATTGTTTTCAAATCTCTACGCGCCGGCGTCAGCAAGAGTAAGGTACATGATGGTTTAGCGTGGTCttctatatatgtatgtaattATGCTAATAGTTTTATAATGATTCATATTTCTGACTTCCTTTCAAAATATCACGGTTTAATTTGAAATAACGGCTATTTGTCTCTTTTTGTCCCAAGTGGCAACACTGCACTTCCGGAATACCGATAACAAGAGTTGCGATATGATGCTCAACATACCGATACCATCGTGGTCAGCCCATCTCTAACCTAATCAGCTGTTTTGTTGTGTGaaaatatcttttattttacaatttgtCACGGGAAAATGCAGGACTTACGGAGAGTCGACTCGCTGCGACTGCCGAATGGCGACGGAGCCGCTGGCAACGATGAGGTCAAGTCCCCGTTCCTGATCGGCGTGGCCGGCGGAACGGCCAGCGGCAAGTCTACGGTCTGCAAGAAGATTATGGAGCAGCTGGGCCAGGCGGAAATGGATCACACGCAGCGCCAGGTGGTCTCCATCAGCCAGGACAGCTTCTACCGTGAACTCACCCCCGCCGAGAAGGCCAAGGCCCAGAAGGGTCTCTTCAACTTTGACCATCCGGATGCCTTCAACGAGGAACTCATGTTCAGCACGCTGCAGAACATCCTGAAGGGCCACAAGGTTGAGATCCCCAGCTACGACTACCGCACCAATTCGCTGTAAGTCCCATTAGACATCGAATCCAACTGTAGAGAGTCTATTTTATCGCAGCTTAACAGCTTATAAGATCCATTGTATTATGGGTAAAGCTTAGTTTCTAGATGTAGATCCAAAAATACACCTTTAAATACACCTTTAAAAATTCCCTAGTACTCGTTCCCTGTCACCTCCATTAAAACTGCTACGGTAATCAGTTAATTGGGTCCATTAAGAGTAATAAGTGAAACCAAATTAGTCATAGACTCTTTTATTTCATTACGTTATTAATATATTCTCACTTTCTTACTATAACTAACCCCCTAGGGACTTTGAAAACGTGCTGGTTATCTACCCAGCTGATGTGGTCTTATTCGAAGGCATTCTGGTCTTTTACTTTCCCAAGATACGCGACCTTTTCCACATGAAGCTATTCGTGGACACAGACTCCGATACCAGATTGGCCAGGAGAGGTGAGTGGTGAATTCTCATGATTCCAAGTAAgcaatataataaaaatcataTTAGTGCCACGCGATATCAACGAACGTGGTCGGGACTTGGACGCCGTTCTCACCCAGTACATGACCTTCGTAAAGCCCGCTTTCGAGGAATTCTGCTCGCCTGTAAGTTTCGCCATTATTGAATTTTCCATTAACAGTAATTTACAAACCCTACCTTTTTCAGACGAAAAAGTTTGCTGACGTTATCATACCACGAGGCGCCGACAACACAGGTGAGGCAGCAGCACCCAGACACCTGCCCATTTCAGTTTACTTTCTATGCCCACACAAAACACACTCTTACACTCTAAGCGTTTGTAGTGTTTCGTTGAGTTGGTTGCCCCCCAATAACCATAGTTATAGCAATGGTTCTTTTGTTTCTGGTTCTATTAACCCCTCTGATGACAAGAAATCCCTATCACATAGACTGCTTGATGTTTACATACATATGAGTACTATATGCCTACTATCAACATTTCTACCCTCTCTTTGTTTCTCCTTCATCTCTGTTAATTGTATCTTTTGCGTTATGATTTTCGGTTGTTTTCGTTTTGTTCCTGTTGTTTTATTGTATTTCTTGCAGTTGCCATTGATCTTATTGTACACCATATCGGGGAGATTCTCGCCACCACCAACAGCGCACAGCACAGCAACACAGTCAGGGTGGCGGCGTCTAGCATGAAGCGAGATCACTAAACGCCAATGTAAACTCGCTTCTGGGGCGGCCACTTCCTCGTCCTAACGCCGCGTCTTGAGCTTGTACTAATTGCCAAAAACTAGAGTCCAAAACTTGAAAAGAAAGATAAAGAAAACCGAGGCGGCGCAGCACACTAAGACAAATGTCCATTAATGAGCGCCGGCATCGCTTCTCATTTGGTCTCCTCATCGTAACCGATTAACGTAGTCCTAAGATTAAAAAGTATCTTTAGTATCTACTCTTGCATATGTTCAACAATACATGGTAGTGTGTATGTAAGCTCGTTTCTGTTCATCAAGATAACCCAACCTGCGATTGCGATCCCAGTCTAACTCTGGACATAAGTTACCTATAGCAAAATGTTACAGTTTAAAGATATCCCTTGGTCTAACCTGGTGCCCAACCCCGATTTGACATCCTTTCGAGGTTTTAAGCACTCTACTCACCAAACCACACATGTTATACACATCTAACTATTGTATCTAT is from Drosophila suzukii chromosome 3, CBGP_Dsuzu_IsoJpt1.0, whole genome shotgun sequence and encodes:
- the LOC108020668 gene encoding elastase-1 isoform X1, encoding MKAALDLSPWKRFYWLLLSVLLNSGPKSCRAVPIVGGRIVSTVGSSTSKYPFMVSLQDVIKGNTTNGVSYQHFCGGSLISDRWILSAAHCVWRKNIHNIAAFIGYENIENIEQLEPYGLQSAEYIYFQPSNFRNDIALLYMRRRYWSLSSNGLQFAQLPPQGMKPDQNESCRIIGYGATKHAGPCQKKLFEAEVQVIDNQKCRDIIGHIWAPQNGANTVCALGNNQDSCQGDSGGPLICPYGGKDYIYGLVSHGLTCGIPGMPSIYTVTRPYYDWVQLLMQS
- the LOC108020668 gene encoding elastase-1 isoform X2, producing the protein MSVSFQSPTMKAALDLSPWKRFYWLLLSVLLNSGPKSCRAVPIVGGRIVSTVGSTSKYPFMVSLQDVIKGNTTNGVSYQHFCGGSLISDRWILSAAHCVWRKNIHNIAAFIGYENIENIEQLEPYGLQSAEYIYFQPSNFRNDIALLYMRRRYWSLSSNGLQFAQLPPQGMKPDQNESCRIIGYGATKHAGPCQKKLFEAEVQVIDNQKCRDIIGHIWAPQNGANTVCALGNNQDSCQGDSGGPLICPYGGKDYIYGLVSHGLTCGIPGMPSIYTVTRPYYDWVQLLMQS
- the LOC108020668 gene encoding elastase-1 isoform X3 translates to MVSLQDVIKGNTTNGVSYQHFCGGSLISDRWILSAAHCVWRKNIHNIAAFIGYENIENIEQLEPYGLQSAEYIYFQPSNFRNDIALLYMRRRYWSLSSNGLQFAQLPPQGMKPDQNESCRIIGYGATKHAGPCQKKLFEAEVQVIDNQKCRDIIGHIWAPQNGANTVCALGNNQDSCQGDSGGPLICPYGGKDYIYGLVSHGLTCGIPGMPSIYTVTRPYYDWVQLLMQS
- the Uck gene encoding uridine-cytidine kinase gives rise to the protein MQDLRRVDSLRLPNGDGAAGNDEVKSPFLIGVAGGTASGKSTVCKKIMEQLGQAEMDHTQRQVVSISQDSFYRELTPAEKAKAQKGLFNFDHPDAFNEELMFSTLQNILKGHKVEIPSYDYRTNSLDFENVLVIYPADVVLFEGILVFYFPKIRDLFHMKLFVDTDSDTRLARRVPRDINERGRDLDAVLTQYMTFVKPAFEEFCSPTKKFADVIIPRGADNTVAIDLIVQHIRDFLNNRSRHGSTGNMALYMNLDLNATGAGFAGPDGSESHLGTYNAIRRFSTLCKELNMQGNFFFETNKNLPHH